A genomic window from Caballeronia sp. SBC1 includes:
- a CDS encoding AEC family transporter, translating to MRYEIALQIFNSMAPVFLLIFTGWLAVHKEVVGKQAKKVCSAMVSEFVFPALLFNETYKAKPAEVFNGKWILAFTIAMCLMWLLGYAVNKIILGKDIRASAMLAMLCSFPNMGGMGIPFLALLIGASSAISVAIANVIVAVTVIPVTLFLLELGATAVASESRATGMHIFTTAIVKALKKPIVFSVMLGLLFSVTGMSAHLPKFVISTFDIAAKSCNFVSLFAVGVAIYGVKLSLTRGFAVNLALKCAVNPVIVWALVMLFGLTGTRAEEMILLLAMPTATTATILAYQWNVQEQEASSLYMASTALSIFVLPALLVLMRLFIPGVV from the coding sequence ATGCGTTACGAAATTGCGCTTCAAATATTCAATTCAATGGCTCCGGTATTCCTTCTGATCTTCACCGGATGGCTGGCCGTACATAAAGAAGTGGTTGGAAAGCAAGCCAAGAAGGTCTGCTCGGCGATGGTTTCGGAATTCGTCTTTCCCGCGTTGCTTTTCAACGAGACCTACAAGGCAAAGCCTGCCGAAGTGTTCAACGGCAAGTGGATCCTCGCATTTACCATCGCGATGTGCCTGATGTGGCTACTCGGCTACGCAGTGAACAAGATCATTCTAGGCAAGGACATCCGCGCAAGCGCGATGCTGGCAATGCTGTGCAGCTTTCCGAATATGGGTGGCATGGGCATTCCCTTCCTCGCCCTGCTGATCGGTGCGAGCTCGGCCATTTCCGTTGCGATCGCTAACGTGATCGTCGCGGTGACCGTGATCCCGGTCACGCTGTTCCTGCTGGAACTGGGCGCCACCGCGGTCGCCAGCGAGTCGCGTGCAACTGGCATGCATATCTTCACCACCGCCATCGTCAAGGCGCTGAAAAAGCCGATCGTCTTCTCGGTAATGCTGGGCCTGCTGTTTAGCGTAACCGGCATGAGCGCGCACTTGCCGAAGTTCGTCATCTCGACATTCGATATCGCCGCCAAGTCCTGCAATTTTGTGTCGCTGTTCGCCGTGGGCGTCGCGATCTACGGGGTGAAGCTATCGCTGACCAGAGGGTTCGCGGTCAATCTGGCGCTGAAATGCGCGGTCAATCCGGTCATCGTCTGGGCGCTGGTCATGCTGTTCGGCCTCACAGGAACACGAGCCGAGGAAATGATCCTCCTGCTTGCAATGCCAACCGCCACGACCGCCACCATTCTCGCGTACCAATGGAACGTGCAGGAGCAGGAGGCGTCGAGCCTGTACATGGCGAGCACGGCGCTCTCGATCTTCGTACTTCCTGCCCTTCTGGTGCTGATGCGGCTCTTCATCCCCGGCGTGGTCTAG
- a CDS encoding UvrD-helicase domain-containing protein encodes MSAAGMNAAQAEAVRYLDGPCLVLAGAGSGKTRVITQKIAHLIEGKGFEPKHIAALTFTNKAALEMRERTAKLLEGKTLTTPGKEGRRVPVNQLTISTFHSLGVQIMRQEAEHVGLKPQFSIMDSSDCFGLVQEQLGTTDKGLIRKVQSIISLWKNGMMSPDQASASASNEDEMQAAIVFRSYVATLHAYQALDFDDLILKPAQLFAENEQVREKWQNRLRYLLIDEYQDTNTCQYELLKLLAGPRAAFTAVGDDDQAIYGWRGATLENLAQLGKDFPKLHVVKLEQNYRSTVRILTAANNVIANNPKLFEKKLWSEHGMGDSITVTACNDEEHEAESVVFRLSAHKFERRAAFRDYAILYRGNFQARIFEQVLRRERIPYVLSGGQSFFDKAEIKDIVSYLRLIANPDDDPAFIRAITTPRRGVGNTTLEALGSFAGQAKVSLFEAVFMGGIEARLSARQVEPLRAFCEWMQRLSDRAGRDPATQVLDDMMEAIHYEAYLYDAHDERQAQSKWQNVLEFCEWLKKKGTKPEAEPSEDSEATGYDNADGLGDEGKNLLGLIQTVALMSMLEGKDENPDAVRLTTVHASKGLEYPHVFLVGVEEGIMPHRGNPDADADAPVDTGRIEEERRLMYVAITRAQRSLHVNWCKKRKRARETVVCEASRFIPEMLLDDAPPPTEEEAPMSPKDRMARLKELLQKPA; translated from the coding sequence ATGTCCGCAGCAGGTATGAACGCCGCGCAAGCCGAAGCGGTGCGCTATCTCGATGGCCCATGTCTTGTGCTTGCAGGCGCTGGCAGCGGCAAGACACGCGTGATCACCCAGAAGATTGCCCATCTGATCGAAGGCAAGGGTTTCGAGCCGAAGCACATTGCCGCGCTGACCTTCACGAACAAGGCCGCGCTCGAAATGCGCGAGCGCACGGCCAAGCTGCTCGAAGGCAAAACGCTCACCACGCCCGGGAAGGAAGGCCGCCGCGTGCCGGTGAACCAGTTGACCATCTCCACGTTTCACTCGCTTGGCGTGCAGATCATGCGGCAGGAGGCCGAGCACGTCGGCCTGAAACCGCAGTTCTCGATCATGGATTCCAGCGATTGTTTCGGCTTGGTCCAGGAACAGCTCGGAACCACCGACAAAGGCTTGATTCGCAAGGTCCAGTCCATTATCTCGCTGTGGAAAAACGGCATGATGTCGCCGGATCAGGCGTCGGCGAGCGCGTCGAACGAGGACGAGATGCAGGCGGCTATTGTGTTTCGCAGCTACGTGGCAACGCTGCACGCTTACCAGGCGCTCGATTTCGATGATCTGATCCTGAAGCCCGCGCAGCTTTTCGCGGAGAACGAGCAAGTTCGCGAAAAGTGGCAGAACCGGCTGCGCTATCTGCTGATCGACGAATATCAGGACACGAATACCTGCCAGTACGAACTGCTGAAGCTGCTGGCCGGTCCGCGCGCGGCGTTTACGGCCGTGGGCGATGACGACCAGGCCATCTACGGCTGGCGCGGCGCGACGTTGGAGAACCTGGCGCAGTTGGGCAAGGACTTTCCGAAGCTGCATGTGGTGAAGCTCGAGCAGAACTATCGGTCGACGGTGCGCATCCTGACGGCTGCCAACAACGTAATCGCGAACAATCCGAAGCTGTTCGAGAAGAAATTGTGGTCGGAACACGGAATGGGCGACTCCATTACCGTGACCGCTTGCAACGACGAAGAGCACGAAGCGGAGTCTGTGGTGTTCCGGCTGTCGGCACATAAGTTCGAGCGGCGCGCGGCGTTTCGCGATTACGCCATTTTGTATCGTGGGAATTTTCAGGCGCGGATCTTCGAACAGGTTTTGCGGCGCGAGCGGATTCCCTACGTGTTGTCGGGCGGCCAGTCATTCTTCGATAAAGCCGAGATCAAGGACATCGTCTCGTATTTGCGGCTGATCGCGAATCCCGACGACGATCCCGCGTTCATCCGCGCGATCACCACGCCGCGGCGGGGCGTCGGCAACACAACGCTCGAGGCGCTGGGTTCGTTCGCCGGGCAGGCGAAAGTGTCGCTGTTCGAAGCCGTGTTCATGGGCGGCATTGAGGCGCGGTTGTCGGCGCGACAGGTCGAACCGTTGCGCGCGTTTTGCGAGTGGATGCAGCGCCTGTCCGATCGGGCGGGGCGCGATCCGGCCACCCAGGTGCTCGACGACATGATGGAGGCGATCCATTACGAGGCGTATCTCTACGATGCCCACGACGAACGTCAGGCGCAATCGAAGTGGCAGAACGTGCTTGAATTCTGCGAGTGGCTGAAGAAAAAGGGCACGAAGCCCGAGGCGGAGCCGTCCGAGGATTCAGAGGCCACGGGTTATGACAACGCAGATGGTTTGGGCGATGAAGGCAAGAACCTGCTTGGCCTGATCCAGACCGTCGCGCTGATGTCCATGCTCGAAGGCAAGGACGAAAACCCTGATGCCGTGCGGCTGACGACAGTGCATGCGTCTAAGGGGCTCGAATATCCGCACGTGTTTCTGGTCGGCGTGGAGGAGGGGATCATGCCGCACCGGGGCAATCCCGATGCAGACGCGGACGCTCCCGTCGACACCGGCCGGATCGAGGAAGAGCGGCGGCTGATGTACGTCGCGATCACGCGGGCGCAGCGCAGCCTTCATGTGAACTGGTGCAAGAAGCGCAAGCGGGCGCGCGAGACGGTGGTGTGCGAGGCGTCGCGGTTTATCCCGGAAATGCTTCTCGACGATGCCCCGCCGCCAACCGAGGAGGAAGCGCCGATGTCGCCGAAGGACCGGATGGCGCGGCTCAAAGAGTTGCTGCAGAAGCCGGCTTGA
- a CDS encoding ABC transporter six-transmembrane domain-containing protein has translation MSFVTPEIRIVESEKVAQQSAASTLKAIARAYPGKLFCTLSLVALENALLLAYPLFAGFAVDSIMRGDAHHALFYAAIVLAFWAVGAARRAVDTRTFTRIYADLAVPVILNQRLQNQSTSTAAARVVLAREFVDFFEKHVPTMVTAFVSIVGAVAMLLAIEPWIGVASLIGLMLCIALLPRFARRNQSLHQRLNDRLEKEIGLVAKVGTLTLKRHYRVLSKLRIHLSNREAAAFLFVGSVAAVLFVIAISQLALAPAVKAGHVYAVMTYLWTFVSSLDEAPYMVDQLARLRDIGKRVDPGLSKD, from the coding sequence ATGTCATTCGTCACACCAGAAATCCGGATAGTTGAGAGCGAAAAGGTCGCTCAGCAATCCGCCGCATCAACACTTAAAGCCATTGCCCGGGCCTATCCGGGCAAGCTGTTCTGCACGCTGTCGCTCGTCGCACTGGAGAACGCGCTGTTACTCGCCTATCCGTTGTTCGCCGGATTCGCCGTCGATTCGATCATGCGCGGCGACGCTCACCACGCGTTGTTCTACGCTGCGATTGTATTGGCGTTCTGGGCGGTCGGTGCCGCGCGCCGGGCCGTGGATACGCGCACCTTCACGCGGATATACGCCGATCTGGCGGTGCCGGTGATCCTCAATCAGCGGCTGCAAAACCAAAGCACGTCGACGGCTGCGGCGCGCGTGGTATTGGCCCGAGAGTTTGTCGATTTCTTCGAAAAACACGTGCCGACCATGGTCACCGCGTTTGTATCCATAGTGGGCGCCGTGGCGATGTTGCTGGCAATCGAGCCGTGGATCGGCGTGGCCAGCCTGATTGGATTGATGCTGTGCATCGCCTTGCTGCCGCGTTTTGCACGACGCAACCAGAGCTTGCATCAGCGGCTGAATGACCGGCTGGAAAAGGAAATCGGCTTGGTCGCGAAGGTCGGTACGCTCACCTTGAAACGGCACTATCGTGTGCTTTCCAAGCTGCGAATCCATCTGTCGAACCGTGAAGCCGCGGCGTTTCTCTTTGTCGGTTCCGTGGCGGCCGTGTTGTTTGTCATCGCCATCAGCCAGTTGGCCTTGGCGCCGGCGGTCAAGGCCGGGCATGTCTATGCGGTGATGACGTATCTCTGGACCTTTGTCAGCAGCCTCGACGAAGCACCGTACATGGTCGATCAACTCGCGCGCTTGCGTGACATCGGGAAGCGCGTGGATCCTGGGCTCAGCAAGGATTAA
- a CDS encoding TetR/AcrR family transcriptional regulator codes for MSRSSPERKSQIITAALELFRQKGFADVSTRDLAEHAGLSRSHIYHYFGDWNELRREAFVHFADEQLEETGAHLADKPPVEALLGFIRECLPASKGDGWGLWLDAWDEAMHDAELARAYLSEISRWQGMLRGIIEKGVEAKVFRCASPERGARQIFAMAMGYADDLLLQPSAEAAEAALEEVVEVAEMVLRFELKALEL; via the coding sequence ATGTCGCGGTCGTCACCCGAACGCAAAAGTCAGATCATTACGGCCGCCCTGGAGTTGTTTCGCCAGAAGGGTTTCGCCGACGTTTCCACGCGCGATCTCGCGGAGCACGCGGGGTTGTCGCGCAGTCACATCTATCACTACTTCGGCGACTGGAACGAGCTGCGCCGCGAGGCGTTCGTGCACTTTGCCGACGAGCAGCTTGAAGAAACCGGCGCGCATCTGGCCGATAAACCCCCGGTCGAAGCGTTGCTCGGTTTTATCCGCGAATGCCTTCCGGCCAGTAAGGGTGATGGTTGGGGGCTGTGGCTGGATGCCTGGGACGAGGCCATGCACGACGCAGAACTCGCGCGCGCTTATTTAAGCGAGATCAGTCGCTGGCAAGGCATGCTTCGCGGAATTATCGAAAAGGGTGTGGAGGCGAAGGTATTTCGCTGTGCATCGCCGGAACGTGGCGCGCGGCAAATCTTCGCGATGGCGATGGGTTACGCCGATGATTTGCTGCTGCAACCCTCGGCCGAAGCCGCGGAGGCCGCGCTGGAGGAGGTCGTGGAAGTAGCGGAGATGGTGTTGCGGTTCGAGCTCAAAGCTCTTGAGCTATGA
- a CDS encoding cytochrome c5 family protein: MSEAPHGVPIKTPGQLIAAIVAGFAVPIVVIVLLAVYVNNTTRTGAGTDSLSDAEVAARIAPVAQVDIRDANAPHVYKTGEEVFKAVCTTCHTAGVAGAPKFGNAGDWAPRIAEGYDTLLHNALNGKGGMPARGGTSPDDYSDFEISRAVVYMANDAGAKFAEPAQPAAGAAAGASAAAPASGAAAGAASTDNAQAAAAVAALANVPQASSGAAAGTESADASQAGKTLYTQVCQACHAAGVLNAPKYGDKDAWAPRLKEPMDTVYNYALHGKGAMPPKGGSNASDADVKAAVDYMVAAVK, encoded by the coding sequence ATGAGTGAAGCACCCCACGGAGTCCCGATCAAAACGCCTGGCCAACTCATTGCGGCAATAGTCGCCGGGTTCGCCGTTCCGATCGTCGTGATCGTGCTGCTGGCCGTCTACGTCAACAACACGACGCGCACCGGCGCCGGCACCGATTCCCTCTCCGACGCAGAAGTGGCCGCGCGCATCGCCCCGGTTGCACAGGTCGACATACGCGATGCCAACGCCCCCCACGTGTACAAAACCGGCGAAGAAGTCTTCAAGGCGGTTTGCACGACCTGTCACACGGCCGGCGTAGCGGGCGCACCCAAGTTCGGCAATGCCGGCGACTGGGCGCCCCGCATTGCGGAAGGCTACGACACCCTGCTCCACAACGCGCTCAACGGCAAAGGCGGCATGCCCGCACGCGGCGGCACGAGCCCCGATGACTATAGCGACTTCGAAATTTCCCGGGCAGTCGTCTATATGGCTAACGACGCTGGCGCAAAATTCGCCGAGCCCGCGCAACCAGCAGCGGGCGCGGCAGCTGGCGCATCGGCTGCAGCACCGGCCAGCGGCGCCGCAGCAGGCGCGGCCTCGACCGACAACGCCCAGGCCGCCGCCGCAGTCGCGGCCCTGGCGAACGTCCCGCAGGCAAGTTCGGGCGCTGCGGCCGGCACAGAAAGCGCGGACGCATCGCAAGCCGGCAAGACGCTGTACACGCAGGTCTGTCAGGCCTGTCACGCGGCCGGCGTGCTCAATGCGCCGAAATACGGCGACAAAGACGCGTGGGCGCCGCGCCTGAAAGAGCCGATGGACACCGTCTACAACTACGCGCTGCACGGCAAGGGCGCGATGCCGCCCAAGGGCGGATCGAATGCATCCGATGCCGACGTGAAAGCCGCCGTCGATTACATGGTCGCAGCCGTCAAATAG
- the gcvH gene encoding glycine cleavage system protein GcvH: MSIPADLKYTESHEWVRTESDGTLTIGITDHAQEALGDVVFIELPPVGKTVAAGDAVAVIESVKAASDIYAPVAGEIVGANDALTGTPDQINGTPYESWLFKIKPAADAKTDRLIDAAAYGASIGE; the protein is encoded by the coding sequence ATGAGCATCCCGGCCGACCTCAAATACACCGAATCGCACGAATGGGTGCGCACCGAATCCGACGGCACCCTGACGATCGGTATTACGGATCACGCGCAGGAAGCACTGGGCGATGTCGTGTTCATCGAATTGCCGCCGGTAGGTAAGACGGTTGCCGCTGGCGATGCCGTCGCGGTGATCGAATCGGTGAAAGCAGCATCCGATATCTACGCTCCCGTGGCCGGTGAAATCGTCGGCGCGAACGATGCGCTGACCGGCACGCCGGACCAGATCAACGGCACGCCGTACGAAAGCTGGCTCTTCAAGATCAAGCCCGCCGCCGACGCCAAGACGGATCGGTTGATCGATGCCGCTGCATACGGCGCCTCGATCGGCGAGTAA
- the gcvT gene encoding glycine cleavage system aminomethyltransferase GcvT, protein MSDLQHTPLHAAHLALNARMVDFGGWDMPVNYGSQIDEHHAVRTDAGMFDVSHMRVVDFTGDKAREFFKYAIANNVDKLTVPGKALYSCLLNPEGGVIDDLIVYYFADDNYRVVVNAGTAEKDIAWFGHLNAEGGFGLTITPRRDFAIVAVQGPNAREKVWQVLPETRDATAELKPFNAVQFPASSFGDVMLARTGYTGEDGFEIVVPATQVEKFWNALIAQGVKPAGLGARDTLRLEAGMNLYGQDMDDTVSPLDAGLAWTVDLNDANRAFVGRSALEKNGSKARFVGLILQKENGRAGGVLRAHQKVVTADGEGEITSGTFSPSMQESIAFARVPASVKPGDKVHVVIRDKQLPASVVKLPFVRNGKVLAAL, encoded by the coding sequence ATGTCTGATCTTCAACACACGCCCTTGCACGCCGCTCACCTTGCGCTCAACGCACGCATGGTGGATTTCGGCGGCTGGGACATGCCCGTCAATTACGGTTCGCAGATCGACGAACACCACGCGGTGCGCACCGATGCCGGCATGTTCGACGTGTCGCACATGCGCGTCGTCGATTTCACTGGCGACAAAGCACGCGAGTTCTTCAAGTACGCGATCGCCAACAACGTCGACAAACTCACCGTTCCCGGCAAGGCGCTGTATTCCTGCCTGCTGAACCCGGAAGGCGGCGTGATCGACGACCTGATCGTCTATTACTTCGCCGATGACAACTACCGCGTTGTCGTGAACGCCGGCACGGCCGAGAAAGACATCGCGTGGTTCGGCCATCTGAACGCTGAAGGCGGTTTTGGACTGACCATCACGCCGCGCCGCGATTTCGCGATCGTCGCCGTGCAAGGACCGAACGCACGCGAAAAAGTCTGGCAAGTGCTGCCGGAAACGCGCGACGCGACCGCAGAACTCAAACCCTTCAACGCCGTGCAATTCCCGGCCAGCTCGTTCGGCGACGTCATGCTCGCGCGCACCGGCTACACGGGCGAGGACGGTTTCGAAATCGTGGTTCCGGCTACGCAGGTAGAAAAGTTCTGGAACGCGCTGATCGCGCAAGGCGTGAAGCCCGCCGGCCTTGGCGCGCGCGACACACTGCGTCTCGAAGCCGGCATGAACCTCTACGGTCAGGACATGGACGACACGGTGTCACCGCTCGACGCCGGTCTCGCCTGGACTGTCGACCTGAACGATGCGAACCGCGCATTCGTCGGCCGTTCGGCGCTGGAAAAAAATGGATCGAAGGCGCGCTTTGTCGGCTTGATTCTGCAGAAGGAAAACGGCCGCGCCGGCGGCGTGCTTCGTGCTCACCAAAAAGTCGTCACAGCCGACGGCGAAGGCGAGATCACGAGCGGCACTTTCTCGCCGTCGATGCAGGAATCCATCGCGTTCGCCCGGGTGCCGGCGAGCGTGAAACCGGGCGACAAAGTGCACGTGGTGATCCGCGACAAACAACTGCCGGCAAGCGTGGTAAAACTGCCTTTCGTGCGCAACGGCAAGGTGTTGGCGGCGCTTTGA
- a CDS encoding oxidoreductase, with protein sequence MTALLKVGLMGYGFAGETFHAPVIEHCGRAVVSAIATGKPERAQADYPNATIVEDFDALLALDELDCIVIATPNDTHFDLARKALEAGRNVVVDKPVTLSGADAKTLTELAKTRGLLFAPFHNRRWDGDFMTVRALIESGRLGRVTHYESHFDRFRPKVPQRWREEASRGGGLLFDLGPHLIDQALALFGRPQTIFASVNAHRDHASAPDYVHLLLGYEDKEIVLHATALAALEPPRFAIHGTRGSYVKTGLDVQEDQLKAGLRPGNPDFGHNPPGLLREVDGDHDLRQEFATRDGAYVEFYRALAASVLEGKPFPISSQDAVDVMTIIDIAIRSNAEGRRLDFTPI encoded by the coding sequence ATGACAGCACTTCTAAAAGTAGGCCTGATGGGCTATGGCTTTGCCGGCGAAACGTTTCACGCGCCGGTAATCGAGCATTGTGGCCGCGCGGTTGTATCCGCCATTGCAACGGGCAAACCCGAGCGGGCGCAGGCCGATTACCCGAACGCGACAATCGTCGAAGATTTCGATGCTTTGCTCGCCCTCGACGAACTCGATTGCATCGTCATCGCAACGCCCAACGACACCCATTTCGATCTCGCCAGGAAAGCCCTGGAAGCGGGCCGGAACGTGGTAGTCGACAAGCCGGTTACCCTCTCCGGCGCCGACGCAAAAACCCTCACCGAGTTGGCCAAAACGCGCGGACTGTTGTTCGCGCCGTTCCACAACCGTCGCTGGGATGGCGATTTCATGACGGTGCGCGCGTTGATCGAAAGCGGCCGGCTTGGGCGCGTGACGCACTACGAGTCGCATTTCGACCGCTTCCGGCCGAAAGTGCCGCAACGCTGGCGCGAGGAAGCGTCGCGTGGCGGCGGCTTGTTGTTTGATCTCGGGCCGCATCTTATCGATCAGGCGCTGGCGCTCTTCGGCCGGCCGCAAACCATATTCGCCAGCGTCAACGCGCACCGCGACCACGCGAGCGCACCGGATTACGTTCATCTGCTGCTGGGCTACGAAGACAAGGAAATCGTGCTGCACGCCACCGCCCTGGCCGCGCTGGAGCCGCCGCGCTTCGCCATTCACGGCACGCGTGGCAGCTATGTAAAAACGGGGCTCGATGTGCAGGAAGACCAGCTCAAAGCCGGTTTGCGTCCGGGGAACCCCGACTTCGGCCACAATCCGCCCGGCCTGCTTCGCGAAGTCGACGGCGACCACGACTTGCGCCAGGAATTCGCCACTCGCGATGGCGCTTACGTAGAGTTTTATCGAGCGCTGGCGGCATCGGTGCTCGAGGGCAAGCCGTTCCCAATCTCGTCGCAAGATGCCGTCGATGTCATGACCATTATCGACATCGCGATTCGCAGTAACGCAGAAGGTCGTCGGCTGGATTTCACGCCGATTTAA
- a CDS encoding type II toxin-antitoxin system HicB family antitoxin gives MFRYPARLKADEVGFTVTFRDIPEAITAGATREEAIEMAIDALATAMDFYFEDKRPVPLPSAPKRGDTLIELRASVAAKVLLLNAMLAQHVTPAELARRMHTRPQEVNRVIDLGHATKIDTIASALAALGMRLELNVIPA, from the coding sequence ATGTTCCGCTACCCTGCCCGACTCAAGGCCGACGAAGTCGGTTTTACGGTTACGTTCCGCGATATTCCCGAAGCCATAACGGCTGGCGCGACTCGCGAGGAAGCTATCGAGATGGCCATCGATGCGCTGGCTACCGCAATGGATTTTTATTTCGAAGATAAACGCCCGGTTCCGCTGCCGTCCGCCCCAAAGCGCGGCGATACCTTGATCGAGCTACGCGCTAGCGTTGCGGCGAAGGTGCTGCTGCTTAATGCAATGCTGGCGCAGCACGTCACACCCGCCGAATTGGCCCGACGCATGCATACGCGTCCACAGGAAGTGAACCGCGTCATTGACCTCGGACATGCGACGAAGATCGATACGATCGCCTCGGCGCTGGCCGCGCTCGGCATGCGCTTGGAGTTGAACGTGATCCCGGCATAA